aatacttttttgccccactgtaacccacacacacacgtagccgTGCAGGTGTGTGATAGTCAATCATTACCCGTGTTTATCAACAGCTCTGCAGTGTTACAGCTAGTTTGGTCTGGTTTGGTTAACAGGGTCCTCAACGGCCCTGGGACATGTTTaaagggctctggtccaaagaagtgcgctatatatggaatagggtaccatCTTGGATGCACCCTAGGAGTTTGGAGGATCAAGTGTACATCTATATTGTAATACCACAAACTTGCTCCTAGTTTTATACAGATTTTCATTTTAGGCTCAAAAGAAGATGCCACAGGCCGCTCAGTGTTTGGTATGTGTTTTTTTCAGGGTTTTGTCACGTCTGTAACCCTAATGTCACAATGCATACTACTTAATTAGGCCAGTTAGGAAACGTAAGAATGTCTACattacccataatgctctgtatATCAGCTTCTATAGAACTATGTGACATCATGAAAATCCATCATAAGTCTTTTGGTACAAACCTCACAATGACCAAGGGAACTATGGCTCTGCAAAGCAGGTGTTGGAGGTAATGACCAAGGAAGGGAACTATAATGAATCAAATAAGCACTAGGCCTAAAACTTAGGCAACAAACATGCAAAGTGTGGGCTTTAATAAAGAGAGGAACAAGGCTGATGTCTTTATAATGTATCACTTTATTGGATACTCCATGTGGCTGGATGTATACAATATATGGTTAACATTTGTTATTACACCTTtacggagaaaaaaaaaaaagctaatatCTGGTTGCAATGACATTTAAGTATTAACCTCAAGACTAAACACTTATTTGCCAACAACGCATAATAAAACAAAaattgtgtttaaaaaaataataattacataAATTACAAATCTGTAAAACAGGGTATCAAAGTTGAAGTTGAGCAACGTGTAACATACAAGCCCATACGAAAGAGAATATGAGCATAAGGCTCAAACGGAATAAGGCTAAACATCAACAATTCTCACGCTAATATACTTATCATGTACAGTTCTTTCTTGTCTTATCACATGATGTATGTTGAGTAGTGACACATCCATGTTCCATGAGCAATATCAATCTACTGAGTATAACAATTATTTGATAAAGTTTTATTCCAAAATACTGTATCTAAGGAAGGTTTTAATAGGGCAATtccgccacttttcaacctcatattcattatatcCAGCACAttaccagtatctacatactgtatggcatttctatgatctgtggtCCTAACaaatgcttctctgtgacatAACATGGTATGGATTAAAAGTacgatttttaaaaattaaaagtaaGACGTCGATTTTCAAAATCGGCAACGAGTCTCTAAAAATCACTTTTTAAACATTTGAACTTTTGATGATGTCATGTGCCATTTTAACATATATAGACATATTAAGACAATGAAAAtggaggttgaaaagtggtggaattgccctGTAAACTCCCAATAAATGTTTCTGTCCATTCATCATACATTCTGCCAAATTGACACACTCCTGTCTCACGTAAAACCACAGTAAAATCGTCTCTGGAGTAGGCCTACTACTATACAATTGAACATTTTGAAAACATTAACACAAGGCAACTTCAGGAATCCTTTGTCGAAAAGAAAATACTTCATGTTGCACAGAAACAGTAAGAATCTAAATTCTTCTGAATGGCTTTGCAACAAAGTGAGAACACTGTCCATGCCGGTCGCACCTGCAGCCCAAATGGTGAAAATGGTTCTCTTCATTGACGTTTTCGGTCGAGCGGCTTTCAGGGTTCAGGGTTCGTTTTATGACACTTTGCTAAAGGGGTCCTGCAGGGAAGAACCTGAGACACTGATATCATTCGGATGCACCAGTGACAACTAAACAACCCATAAATAACATTCAGTCACTGTTTTTCCAATGCGTTCCCTTCACTTATTAATGGCGCTCAATTGAACTCAAACAAATGAAGTTCACAGAGCATTTCAGCTCTAGTTTGTTCCCCAGTCCTCCAGACTTTCGGTCCCCCTATGCCTCCGAGTGCATCTCCATGTCGTCAGTCTGTGGCAGGTCATTATCACCCAGTAATTCAGTTTCGGGGACTGTTGTGTCCTCTCCATGCCCCAGCCCATTCTGGGACGCACCGTCCgccatatcctccatgttggccTTGGGGCTATCGCTGAGCAAGGCCGCTCGCTCCGTACCGGAGGCGTTGGAGGGCGCCGTGGTGACGTAACCCGTGGAGGTGGAGCCGCTGCCGCTGTGGTGCGATCCTGCCTTGGCCACCATCTGCGGCGGGTGGTGCGCCATCTGCTGGTGCGCCATTTGGTGCATGGACATCTGCATGGGGTAGAAGTTCTGCATGTATGGGTACGCCGGCATGGGCTGGTAGCCGTTGACCGGGATGTAGAGCTGCTGCGGGTGCTGCTGCAACATGGGCCGGTGCATCTGGCCCTTCATGGGCATGAACTGGGGCTGGGGGAAGGGCGAGTTCTTCTTGGGGTTGGCGTAGCGCGCGGCATTGGTTGCACTCATGCTGATGTTACTGATGGGGCTGGTGCTCAGGGAGCTGGTCTGGGTGGTGTTGCTGGTGCCCGAGGTCTGAGCCGAGCTGTTGTAGTTGGACAGGCTCTCCCAGGTGCGCAGGCGAGTGTGGATGTCCTTAAAGCGTGGGCGGCGTGCCGGGAACTCGCTCCAGCACTCTAGCATGAGTGTGTAGATCCAGGCGGGGCAGTCATCGGGACAGGCCAGCACCTGACGGTTGCGCACCATCTCGATGACGTCCTGGTTGGAGTAGCCGCAGTAGGGCTGCAGGCCGTAGCTGAAGATCTCCCACAGTACCACACCGTAGGACCAGATGTCCGAGTCGGTAGAAAACTTCCCGTACATGATTGCCTCCGGGGACATCCAACGGATGGGGAAGGGGCTGGTGCCCATCAGCTTGTAGTAGTCGGCTGAGTAGACCTCCCGGAAGAGGCCCAGGTCCAGGATCTTGACGTTGAGCTTGTCGCAGACCAAGATGTTGCGGGTAGCCAGATCCTTGTGTACAACGTGGTGGCTGGACAGATACTCCATGCCGGCGGCCACCTGTGTCACCACGTGCAGGAAGTCGGCCTGCTCCAGCGTGGACTTCACTGTCTTGTCGTCATCCGAGCTGCCCACATCTGAGTGTGGCGAGCGCATGACCAGAAACTCGTGTAGATCGCCCAGGCCCGAGTAGCTGAAGATCATGCTGATGGGTTGCTCTTTGGTCACCACGCCCAGCAGGCACACAATGTTGGGGTGCTGGAGGCGCGAGCGCAACATGGCCTCGTGGCGGAACTCCTCGCGGAGAGTGCCCTCGTCCTTGTCCTTGACCGTCTTGATGGCCACCACCTGGGTCTGCTCGCCGGGCGCCGTGCCGTATAGGTGGCCCTTGTAGACTTTGCCGAAGCGGTCCTCGCCCAGCTCCTCCATGAAGCGCACCGCTGAGAGGTTGATCTCCCGCAGCTTTGCCTGGGTCAcaaggggaaaacagagagagaattagagtttttttttaaaaactgacACTGATTCATGCTGATGTTAAAATAACACATACaataacagtcaaaagtttggacacacctactcattcaagggtttttctttgtttttagtattttctacattgtagaataacagtgaagacatcaaaactatgaaaaaagaCATATGTAACCATGTAGTAACTAAAAGTGGTAAACAATCCAAATATATTTCacatttttgattcttcaaagtaaccaccatttgccagcttttcacactcttggcattctctcaaccagcttcatgaggtagtcacctggaatgcatttcaattaacagctgtgacatgttaaaagtacatttgtggaatatctttccttcttaattgcatttgagccaatcagttgtgttgttacaaggaaggggtggtatacagaagatagccctatttggtaaaagaccaagtccatatcatggcaagaacagctcaaataagcaaagagaaacgacagtccatcactactttaagacatgacagtcagtcaatctggaacaagtgcagtcgcaaaaaccaataTGATCgtatgaagaccgccacaggaaaggaagatcagagttaactctgctgcaaaggataaggtCATTAGAAGTCACTAGCTAGCCCATATGCCTGTAGCTAGACCATATGCCGGTAGCTAGCCCATATGACACTAGTTAACCCCATATGTCACTAGTTACCCCCATATGTCACTAGTTACCCCCATATGTCACTAGTTACCCCCATATGTCACTAGTTACCCACATATGGCACTAGTTGCCCCCATATGACACTAGTTGCCCCCATATGACACTAGTTGCCCCCATATGACACTAGTTGCCCCCATATGACACTAGTTGCCCCCATATGACACTAGTTGCCCCCATATGACACTAGTTACCCCCATATGACACTAGTTACCCCCATATGACACTAGTTACCCCCATATGACACTAGTTACCCCCATATGACAGTAGTTACCCCCATATGACAGTAGTTACCCCCATATGACAGTAGTTACCCCCATATGACAGTAGTTACCCCCATATGACAGTAGTTAACCCCATATGACAGTAGTTAACCCCATATGACAGCAGTTAACCCCATGTGACAGTAGCTAGCCAACACCATGACAGTAGCTAACCAACACCATATGACAGTAGCTAGCCCATATGACAGTAGCTAGCCAACCCCATGACAGTAGCTAGCCCATATGGCAGTTGCTAGCCAACCCCATATGACAGTAGTTAACCACATATGATGGTAGCTAGCCCCATATGACGGTAGCTAGCCAACCCCATATGACAGTAGCTAGCCAACCCCATATGACAGTAGCTAGCCAACACCATATGACAGTAGCTAGCCAACCCCATGACAGTAGCTAGCCCATATGACAGTAGCTAGCCAACCCCATATGACAGTAGCTAGCCAACCCCATATGACAGTAGTTAACCCCATATGATGGTAGCTAGCCCCATATGACAGTAGCTAGCCCCATATGACAGTAGCTAGCAAACCCCATATGACAGTTGCTAGCCAACACCATATGACAGTAGCTAGCCCACACCATATGACAGTAGCTAGCCAACACCATATGACAGTAGCTAACCAACACCATATGACAGTAGCTAACCAACACCATATGACAGTAGCTAGCCAACCCCTTGACAGTAGCTAGCCAACCCCTTGACAGTAGCTAGCCCATATGACAGTAGCTAGCCAACCCCATATGACTGTAGTTACCCCCATATGACTGTAGTTACCCCATATGACTGTAGTTACCACATATGGCACTAGTTACCCCCATATGGCACTAGTTACCCCCATATGGCACTAGTTACCCCCATATGGCACTAGTTACCCCCATATGACACTAGTTACCCCCATATGACACTAGTTACCCCATATGCCACTAGTTACCCCCATATGACACTAGTTACCCCATATGACACTAGTTACCCCCACATGACTGTAGTTACCCCACATGACTGTAGTTACACCACATGACTGTAGTTACCCACATATATTACAGTAGTTACCCCCATATGGCACTAGTTACCCCCATATGGCACTAGTTACCCCCATATGGCACTAGTTACCCCCATATGACTGTAGTTACCCCATATGACTGTAGTTACCCCCATATGACTGTAGTTACCCCCATATGACTGTAGTTACCCCATATGACTGTAGTTACCCCATATGACTGTAGTTACCCCATGACTGTAGTTACCCCATATGACTGTAGTTACCCCATATGACTGTAGTTACCCATATGACTGTAGTTACCCACATATATGGCACTAGTTGCCCCCATGACACTAGTTGCCCCCATATGACACTAGTTGCCCCCATATGACACTAGTTGCCCCCATATGACACTAGTTAACCCCATATGACACTAGTTAACCCCATATGACAGTAGTTACCCCCATATGACATATGACAGCAGTTAACCCCATGTGACAGTAGCTAGCCAACACCATGACAGTAGCTAACCAACACCATGACAGTAGCTAGCCAACCCCATATGACAGTAGTTAACCCCATATGATGGTAGCTAGCCCCATATGACAGTAGCTAGCCAACACCATATGACAGTAGCTAGCAAACCCCATATGACAGTTGCTAGCCAACACCATATGACAGTAGCTAGCCAACCCCATATGACAGTAGCTAGCCAACCCCATATGACAGTAGTTAACCCCATATGACGGTAGCTAGCCCCATATGACGGTAGCTAGCCAACCCCATATGACAGTAGCTAGCCAACACCATATGACAGTAGCTAGCCAACCCCATGACAGTAGTTAACCCCATATGATGGTAGCTAGCCCCATATGACAGTAGCTAGCAAACCCCATATGACAGTTGCTAGCCAACACCATATGACAGTAGCTAGCCAACACCATATGACAGTAGCTAGCCAACCCCATATGACAGTTGCCAGCCAACACCATATGACAGTTGCTAGCCAACACCATATGACAGTAGCTAGCCCATATGACAGTAGCTAGCCAACACCATATGACAGTAGCTAGCCAACACCATATGACAGTAGCTAGCCAACACCATATGACAGTAGCTAGCCAACACCATATGACAGTAGCTAGCCAACCCCTTGACAGTAGCTAGCCAACCCCTTGACAGTAGCTAGCCCATATGACAGTAGCTAGCCCATATGACAGTAGCTAGCCAACCCCATATGACTGTAGCTAGCCCAtatgttagagtgttggactagtaaccggaaggttgcaagttcaaatcccagagctgacaaggtacaaatctgtcgttctacccctgaacaggcagttaacccactgttcctaggccgtcattgaaaataagaatttgttcttaactgacttgcctggttaaataaaggtaaaaagtaaataaatgaCAGTAGTTAGCATACATTACAGTACTTAGCCCTTATGACTGTAGCTAGCCCACCTGGTGCTTGTGCTGGTTGAGCAGTGGCAGCTCCATGTCCTGGCTGGGCGAAGCAGTGAGCTGACGGCGAGGGGGAGTGTCAGTGGGCTCCTTCTGCTTGTTGCGGCACATGCAGACCAAGAAGAAAAGGCAGGCGATGACCAGTGGGATGGCGATGCTGGGGATCAAGATGTACAGGATCTCCTTCTTCAGGTTCTCTGGCGGTGCTGGAGGTCAAAGGTCAAACAGGGTATGTCTTTAGTCAAACTGACACTCAGCAGTATAATGTCGCCGCAAGCAGCACCTCACACATTTAGGTGGAGAACACGTTGAAAGACTTTGCACTCACACAGTGTATCTGCACATCTACACAGACACACTTCACGCTGCAATGTGGTAGCTATGGGACCAAAACAGAGGAATTTATTTGTTCGGAAATTGACCCGATATTGTGGTTTTACTTTGTGTATTGCTGACTCTACCTTGAACTGGGCCTTGCTGAGTTAACTACTTTAGTGTTTTTATTGATTAAATGCAGATTTTCCAGATTCAGATTCTTGGACTgaaaagcactttcaatggagattcttcaCTGAGCCTAGATTTTAGTTCATTAAAGGTTTTATCTGGGTCCGGAAAAATTGGCCTATTACGTGTGTACATATAATGCAATGTAGAAACGTCCAAGTGTACTCATGTAAGAGGAATGGCATGGCATGTAGTAAAAGGTAACACTATCATTATGCACATATGGTACCACTGGcatcacaaacaaacacattacTTTTTTACTACTCATCCTAACATTTTCCACCAGACGTGGACTCTTAGATCTCACACCTTTTATGTGAAGTGTGGAGGGGATGTGCCAAATCGGTGACAAAATGCTAAAAAGACATGCTCAGCTCTTATTAAGTTTAGTAAATAAGTATTTGAGtgctgtagcccaggagtattTTCCATGGAAATCAACAGCCAGCCATGAAATAACTCTGGGGGTTCAGTACTCACTGCAGGGGCGGACGTCGCACAGGTCCACTCTGACCTGCAGGTCAAGGGTGAAGCACCAGGGACCCTCCATCTGGCCCCCGGGGTTACGGCAGAAGTTGTGGCCCCCTCGCAGCTCAGGATACTCCACGGGGGACAGGTGGTGGCTGTGGGGGTACTGGGCACTCCACGGCTGGCAGGGGTAGCCCGACTTGGAGACGCTCACCGTGCCCTTGTAGTTGGCTCCGCTGCCATTGTAGCAGCTGTGATCTGTTGGCGAATCTTTCACGAAGATTAAAAGTTAGTTTTGGATGACTTCATCTATGTTTTTACAATGTTTGAATTATAACTGCCAGGAAATCAAATAAGGAAGAAGAAGCAAGTTTGAAGTTGTGTTAAGTTTCTTCAAATGTTGTTCCCCCTACCTAAATGTGTCAAAGTAACAATTTCCAGAAATGCCACAAGAGGGCCCCCTAGATACACAATACaaacaacctttttttttttcatttacctttatttaaccaggcaagtcagaacaaattcttattttcaatgacggactaggaacagtgggttaactgcctgttcaggggcagaacgacagatttgtaccttgtcagctcgggggtttgaacttgcaaccttccagttactagtccactaggctaccctctaaccactaggctaccctgccgccccatagttCCTTGACCTGATGATGTAATGAAATGTCATTCAAAAATGTGCATATTACAAAATATAGGCGACAACCTATGTCTGTCTATCCGTCTGTCCACCTCTGCCTGCATGTTTGTGTTCAGGTGTCCACCTACATGTCCTTGTCTTATGTGTTcatgtctatgtgtctatgtctATTGTCCACTTACATGTGCCCAGCTTGTCCAGGGGCACCCCGATCCTCATGCAGTTGGCAGCGTCGGGCGAGCTCGGGTGGGGCAGCAGGTGGCAGCTGGGCAGTTCCAGCTGCATAAGGATGAGAGGGTTGGAGCGGGCGATGGTGTACTCGGTGTAGCACAACTCGTTCTCTAGTGCCTCGCACTCATCACGGCACAGCTGGCGGCGCCGCGGGCCCCGAGCCCCCTCGTCGCACAGCGGGAACACGTAGTGGCAGAAGGAGGGGATGGCGAACTTGGAGCACTGGTCCGAGAGCTGCGTGGAAGTGCCGATCATGGTGAACGCAGCTGTGGGGGGGGAGAGCAGGAGTAGTGAGTCATTATATTATAGAGACTTGAGTTCAACGCCTAGTGACCTCATCAAGAGGTTCAGAACTCTTAATGGACCCTGATTGTTCCGGGCTCCTATCCATTATGtgtctcagagtaagagtgctgattcAGGATTAGGTGCCCATTGTCTATGtaaatcttattcattatgacctAAAAGGCAGAATTGACTAGATCAGCACTGCTACTCTGAGACATTTGATTGAATATGGGCACTGGTCAACCTACCCCTTGAATTCGCAAGAATATATGATGGTGATGAGTTTGGCCAAATTTAGAGATGCCATTCAAAGAGTATATTCTGATTCTAGTATTTAGCCTTTcattaggatctccattagctgcaGCACATGTAGCATCTACTCTTCCCGGGGTCCATTCTGAAGCACTATTGTCTTTATATCAACTTTGGTATGCCATCAATGCAAAGTAAGCAAAGTGAATGGGAAACTCTTCCCATGAGCCTTTTCTGTTTTTGGGGGTTGGTCTTCTACTTGAGGTAGGGACACCATGTCCTCACTATAAGATATTATTACATAGAGGAGTGAAAGTAATGAAAGAAAATACCCTCATTTCCTGAGAGAACCCATGCCAAACAGAACAGGGTTACGTCCCAAAACGGCACCCCCTATTCCtcatgtagggcactacttttgaccagagccctatggtccaaagctgtgcactatatagggaacagggtgccatttgtgatgcagccCGAGTTTGGGACAGAGGAATCATGGGGCAATatcttctctgacagagttattgcttcaaatgtatttcatttgAGGGGCTTAACGATAAGATTATACTTCTTAGTCATATTTTCTATGTCCTTATGGTATCTTAAACTCGAGTTAGGTAACTGTACTTGGCATCTGTTTTGTGTAAAAACCCGTGCATTCCGAAGGTTTAAAATCCCCCCCCCCAGAACCCCCAATTTTACAGATCTGATATGTACCATGATCTGCCAGGGCAATTTTCACCAGTCAGATTTGGTTGCCATACATACTTTAATAGCCTCCAGATCTATACAAAACTCAAAACAATCCTTTCCTTATGCATTCTACAAAACGACCCTTCATCTACATCACGTGGAAAACATGGAAATGTTTAAAACACACATCATATCTGTGCGAAGCGATTATGTGCTTGCATTTTTGTGTGCGGGTGTGAATAAGCCAGAAagcgagagaaacagacagtgtttTACTCCAGCAGAGCTTGTGACTGTAATTTGGCATACCTCCCCCACGGGCAGCCCCGGGACGTGCCTCCCCACGGGCAGCCCCGGGACGTGCCTCCCCACGGGCAGCCCCGGGACGTGCCTCCCCACGGGCAGCCCCGGGACGTGCCTCCCCACGGGCAGCCCCGGGACGTGCCTCCCCACGGGCAGCCCCGGGACGTGCCTCCCCACGGGCAGCCCCGGGACGTGCCTCCCCACGGGCAGCCCCGGGACGTGCCTCCCCACGGGCAGCCCCGGGACGTGCCTCCCCACGGGCAGCCCCGGGACGTGCCTCCCCACGGGCAGCCCCGGGACGTGCCTCTCCACGGGCAGCCCAGGGACGTGCCTCCCCATGGGCAGCCCAGGGACATAACTTCTCATGGGCATTCCCGggtctagggttgcaaaattccaggaacTTTCAACAAATTCACTGGTTTAAACCGAAATCTTGGTCGGAGGAATCTGGATTTCCTTCTTATTCCCTCTGGAATTTAGgaaaaaccagggaatttattgaaagttcctggaATTTTGGAACCATACCCAGGACATATGAGTCACAGTGAAAATAAAGAAGCGCTGTACGGTGGGTCAGAACATTATAATATAAGTGGGCAGCAAATTGGCGAACAATAAATGATTGAGAGATAAATTCAAGGCACATCACTACTAAACCGACCAAGCAGACAAAGTCAAATCTGAATGAAATGGGATCATTTTTATTCCAGTGTCCGGTTTTCCAGTTCTAGGTGTTGAACTAAATATGGAACATTTACATTATGGCTAATAAATGCATGCATTATTGTCTAATAATGGACTAGCCTTGAAATGCAAAATTATGGATGTCGTCAGGGTATTCTTGATTTAAATCAAaataagacaacacaacattgtATCTCTCTGGTAGTAATGGAGACAAAACACAGTGTACTGAATTTGCCCCTAGATGGCCCTGATCTTGGTTCAGTTTTGAAGTTTCCCCTG
The DNA window shown above is from Oncorhynchus tshawytscha isolate Ot180627B linkage group LG20, Otsh_v2.0, whole genome shotgun sequence and carries:
- the ror2 gene encoding tyrosine-protein kinase transmembrane receptor ROR2 isoform X1 → MAWIKSGVLIKLFKSFLIAVVLAPSLRSAAEADPSLSQPVESEGLAEAQSGAAPSAEGYFLEFQEPVNNITIVQGQAATLHCKVTGNPRPTIRWLKNDAPVVQEQGRISIRKTDAGSKLRITDLDTTDTGYYQCVASNPVKVISGTGVLYVKLGQSPTHEPNEATHEKGFCQPYLGIACARFIGNRSIYVESLQMQGESENRITAAFTMIGTSTQLSDQCSKFAIPSFCHYVFPLCDEGARGPRRRQLCRDECEALENELCYTEYTIARSNPLILMQLELPSCHLLPHPSSPDAANCMRIGVPLDKLGTYSPTDHSCYNGSGANYKGTVSVSKSGYPCQPWSAQYPHSHHLSPVEYPELRGGHNFCRNPGGQMEGPWCFTLDLQVRVDLCDVRPCTPPENLKKEILYILIPSIAIPLVIACLFFLVCMCRNKQKEPTDTPPRRQLTASPSQDMELPLLNQHKHQAKLREINLSAVRFMEELGEDRFGKVYKGHLYGTAPGEQTQVVAIKTVKDKDEGTLREEFRHEAMLRSRLQHPNIVCLLGVVTKEQPISMIFSYSGLGDLHEFLVMRSPHSDVGSSDDDKTVKSTLEQADFLHVVTQVAAGMEYLSSHHVVHKDLATRNILVCDKLNVKILDLGLFREVYSADYYKLMGTSPFPIRWMSPEAIMYGKFSTDSDIWSYGVVLWEIFSYGLQPYCGYSNQDVIEMVRNRQVLACPDDCPAWIYTLMLECWSEFPARRPRFKDIHTRLRTWESLSNYNSSAQTSGTSNTTQTSSLSTSPISNISMSATNAARYANPKKNSPFPQPQFMPMKGQMHRPMLQQHPQQLYIPVNGYQPMPAYPYMQNFYPMQMSMHQMAHQQMAHHPPQMVAKAGSHHSGSGSTSTGYVTTAPSNASGTERAALLSDSPKANMEDMADGASQNGLGHGEDTTVPETELLGDNDLPQTDDMEMHSEA
- the ror2 gene encoding tyrosine-protein kinase transmembrane receptor ROR2 isoform X2, with translation MAWIKSGVLIKLFKSFLIAVVLAPSLRSAAEADPSLSQPVESEGLAEAQSGAAPSAEGYFLEFQEPVNNITIVQGQAATLHCKVTGNPRPTIRWLKNDAPVVQEQGRISIRKTDAGSKLRITDLDTTDTGYYQCVASNPVKVISGTGVLYVKLGQSPTHEPNEATHEKGFCQPYLGIACARFIGNRSIYVESLQMQGESENRITAAFTMIGTSTQLSDQCSKFAIPSFCHYVFPLCDEGARGPRRRQLCRDECEALENELCYTEYTIARSNPLILMQLELPSCHLLPHPSSPDAANCMRIGVPLDKLGTYHSCYNGSGANYKGTVSVSKSGYPCQPWSAQYPHSHHLSPVEYPELRGGHNFCRNPGGQMEGPWCFTLDLQVRVDLCDVRPCTPPENLKKEILYILIPSIAIPLVIACLFFLVCMCRNKQKEPTDTPPRRQLTASPSQDMELPLLNQHKHQAKLREINLSAVRFMEELGEDRFGKVYKGHLYGTAPGEQTQVVAIKTVKDKDEGTLREEFRHEAMLRSRLQHPNIVCLLGVVTKEQPISMIFSYSGLGDLHEFLVMRSPHSDVGSSDDDKTVKSTLEQADFLHVVTQVAAGMEYLSSHHVVHKDLATRNILVCDKLNVKILDLGLFREVYSADYYKLMGTSPFPIRWMSPEAIMYGKFSTDSDIWSYGVVLWEIFSYGLQPYCGYSNQDVIEMVRNRQVLACPDDCPAWIYTLMLECWSEFPARRPRFKDIHTRLRTWESLSNYNSSAQTSGTSNTTQTSSLSTSPISNISMSATNAARYANPKKNSPFPQPQFMPMKGQMHRPMLQQHPQQLYIPVNGYQPMPAYPYMQNFYPMQMSMHQMAHQQMAHHPPQMVAKAGSHHSGSGSTSTGYVTTAPSNASGTERAALLSDSPKANMEDMADGASQNGLGHGEDTTVPETELLGDNDLPQTDDMEMHSEA